The following is a genomic window from Bordetella sp. H567.
TGGAATTCGACCACATTCATCTGCGCGGCCGACATGATGGCCACGTCGGAAGGCACTTCCAGCAGCGACGGGTGGCCCGGGTCCAGCCGCTGCGGCAGCGCCTTGACGCCCGGCATGGCGGCTTCCAGGTGCTTCTGGAAGAACAAGGGTTCCTGTATGCCGCCCGGCGCGCGCACCAGCGATACGGGCCTGCCTTTCAGGTGGTCCAGCAGCAGCGGCGCGACCAGGCCGTAGTAGCGGGCGAGATCGAGCTTGGTGAGTCCGGTGGACGGATCGATGACGCGATCCGGATTGGAGAGGCGGCCTGGCTTTTCTTTCACCGTGGCAGCCTTCTTCGCCTTGGCTTGCCGCGAGGGGGCCTGGAGGGGTGGCGTTTCCGCATCGCTGCCCGCGGCGGCGGCGACGGCCTCGGCGGGTACCGGCGCTTCGCGGGTAATGGCGCGCGCCGGCTTGTCCGTGCGCAGGCCGCGGAACACGGAATGCCGTATGTGGCCCGACTGTGTCCATTCACCGAACGAGACTTCGGCCACCAGCTCGGGCTTGACCCAATGCGCGCGGCGCGGCATATCGGCCTGGTGGGGCAGGGGCCGTTCCTCGATCTCGATGGCCTGCAGCTTCTTCGCCATCTCGTTCAGCCCGCGCGTATCGAAACCGGTACCCACCTTGCCGGCATAGCGCAAGCCGCCTTTTTCATCATGCACCGCCACCAGCAGCGCACCCAGGCCCGTGCGGCTGCCGGCAGGATCGGTATATCCGACGATGACGAACTCCTGTCGCCGTGCGCATTTGATCTTGAGCCAGCTATCCGAGCGCCGCGACACGTAGCCGGCGTTCCGGCGTTTGGCGATGATCCCTTCCAGCCCCATCTTGCAGGCGGATTGCACCAGCTCCTGCGGGGCCGCGTCGAAGGCCGCGCTGAAACGCACGGGGCCGTCCGGCGCGGCGCCGAGCAACTGCTCCAGCAGCGCGCGACGCGTCGTCAGCGGTTCCTCGCGCAGGTCTCGGCCCGCCACGAAAGGAAGGTCGAAGGCATAGAAAACGATGTCGCCCGTCCGCTCGCCTTCGAAGGCATTCTGCAGCGCCTGGAAGCTGGGCGCGCCGTTGTCGGCCAGGACGACGATCTCGCCGTCGATCCAGGTTCCCGGCACCTTCAGCTTGCCCAGCACCTGGACCAGGTGCGGCATCTTGCGGCTCCAGTCGTGGCCATTGCGCGTGTAGAGGCGCGGCCCGTCCTCGTCCAGGCGGGCCAGGATGCGGTAGCCGTCGAACTTCACCTCGTAGATCCAGTCGGCCACATTGGGCGGCACGCCATCGACCAGCGTGGCGAGCTGCGGCTTCAAGGTGGCGGGTACTGCACGCGCCACGCCCGGCAGTTTGTGCGCCGGACCATCCTCTTCGGTCTTCCCGGCCTTCTCGGTCTTCCCGGTCTTCGCGGTCTTCCCGGTCTTCGGCGCCTTCCCGGCCGTGCCCGTGTCCGCGGCACGGGCCAGCGCCTTCTTGCGCTGCGCACGCAGCGGCACCACGCTGTCGGGCATTTCGTCGACCACGCTGAATTCCTGTTCCGGGCGGGCGAATTCATCGCGGTCCTTGATCAGGAGCCACGGCGGCTGACGCTCGTTTTCCTTGCCATGCAGCCGTACCAGCGCCCAGCGGCCCTGCATCTTCGCGCCCATGAGGTCGAATTTCAGGTGGCCATCCCGATACCCCTTGCGCGGATCGCCCACCGGCTGCCAGGTACCTTCATCCCAGATGATGACCTTGCCCGCGCCGTACTGGCCTTTCGGAATCTCGCCTTCGAACTGGTTGTAGGCGATGGGATGGTCTTCCACCTGGACCGCCATGCGCTTGATGGCGGGGTCGTAGCTGGGGCCCTTGGGCACCGCCCAGCTTTTCATGGCGCCATCCAGCTCCAGCCTGAAATCGTAGTGCAGCCGCGTGGCCCAGTGCTTCTGGATCACGAAGGCGCGCGCCGCGGCATTGGCCTTGCCGCCACCGGCCGGTTCCGACGTGACGTCGAAATTGCGCTTCTGCCGGTACTTCGCAAGCGTGTCGGCCATGATCAAGCCGCCTTGCGGGTCCGGCTGCCGGATTTACTGGCGGATTTGGCGCTGGACTTCGAGGCGGTTTTCGCGCCGGATTTCGCCTCGGATTTCGTCTTGGCGGCGGCTTTCCTGGGGGCGCTCTTCTTCTCGCCGCCCGTTTTCTCCGCCACCGCCTTGCCGGCACCGTGCCCGCCCTTCAGGCTGCGTTGCAGCAGTTCGGTCAGGTCGATGACGTTATCCCCGCCCATGCTCGGGGCTTCCTCTTGCGGCTCGATCACCGTCTCGGTCTTGCCGGCCTTCACCTTCTGTTCAACCAGCGCCATGATGGCATGCCGGAATTCATCCTTGAAGTCGTCGGGATTCCAGTCGCCCGACATGTCGTCCACCAGCATTTTGGCCATCTTCTGTTCCTGCGGGCTGGCGGCCAGCGCCTTGGCGCCCGCGGCCGGCAGTTCAAGGTCGTCCATGGCCTTCACCTCGTCGCCCCAGCGCATCAGGTTCAGCACCAACGCATCCCCCGTCGGCACCAGGGCGGCCAGGTGCTGCTTGGTCTGGATCACGACCTTGGCGATGCCGACCTTGCCGGTCTTGGCCAGCGTATCGCGCAACAGCGCATACACCTTCTGGCCCTTGTTGATGGGAGCGACGTAATAGGGGCGCTCCAGGTAAACGAAGGGCAGTTGATCGGCCGGCACGAAGCGCTGGATCTCGATGGTCTGCGTCGTGCGCGGATAGGCCTCGGCGATCTCCTCGGGCGAAATGATGACGTACTGGCCGTCTTCGTACGCCACGCCCTTGACGATGTTCTCGCGATCTATCTCGCGGCCGGTGCGCTTGTTGATGCGCTTGTAGCCCACCGGGTCCATGGTGCGCTTGTCCAGCCAGTCGAAATCCACGCCGGAGTCGACGGCGGCGGTATGCAATCCGACCGGGATATTGACCAGGCCGAACGAGATCGCGCCTTTCCAGATCGTTCTAGTGGACGAGGCCATGGCAGCTCCTGTTTTCATGGCGCACGCGCCAGGCCGCCTGCGCCGTTTACTCAGGCGTAGCAACTACCATGCCAGATGTATCGCGTCACACGGCCAGCCATTGCGAGACGACGGCGTCGTTGGCCATCAACTCCGCCGGGTTGCCTTGGAAGACGATGCGGCCGTGTCCCATCACGCAGACGCGTGTCGCGACCTTGAGCGCGATGGTCAGCTTTTGTTCCACCAGCAGCACCGATACGCCCTTGCGCTGCATATCCGCGATGCATTCGCCGACCTGGCTGACGATGCGGGGCGCCAGGCCTTCCGTGGGCTCGTCGATCAAAATCACCAGCGGGTTTCCGAGCAGCGAGCGGCAGATGGTCAGCATCTGCTGCTCGCCGCCGGACAGGCTGCCGGCCTTGGTATCGCGCCGCTCCTTCAGCCGCGGGAAATAGTCAAACATCTGCGCGATCGTCCAGCGAGGCGCGCCAGCGACGGGCGGCTGCTCGCCCATGCGCAGGTTTTCATCGACGGTAAGGTTGGCGAAGATCTCGCGCTCTTCCGGCACGTAGGCGATGCCCGCCCGGCAAATGGCGTAGGGGCGTGCGCCGGCCAGGTCGCGGCCGCGCAGCCGGATACAGCCGGACGCGGGCGCCACCAATCCCATGATGGTCTTCATGGTGGTCGAGCGTCCCGAGCCGTTGCGGCCCACCAGGCTGACCACTTCGTTCGGCGCCACGCGCAGGTTCACGCCGTGCAGCACGTGGCTTTTGCCGTAGCGCGCGTGCAGGTCTTCGACGTCCAGCAGGGGCGTTTCCATCTCGTTCATGCCGCCACCTCGTTGCCCAGATACGCTTCGCGCACGCGCGCGTTGGCGCGGATGGCCTCGGGCGTGCCCGTGGCGATGACCTCCCCATAGACCAGGACGCTGATGCGGTCGCTCAGCGCGAACACGACGTCCATGTCGTGTTCCACGATCAGCAGGGTGCGTCCCGCGGTCGCTTCCCGGATCAGCTGCGCCGTGTATGCCGTTTCTTCATGGGACATGCCGGCCATGGGTTCGTCCAGCAGCACGAGGCGCGGATCGGACGCCAGGGTCATCGCGATCTCCAGCGAGCGCTGGTCCGAATACGCCATCTCTCCGGCTATGGCCGATGCCTTGGCCGTTAGGCGCACCAGTTCCAGCAGCCGTTCCGTTTCGTCCCGGATGCGCCGGTCCCGGTCGATGAATTTCCAGAACACGTATTGCGTGCCGTGCGCGCGCATCACGGCCAGCCGGATGTTCTCGAAGGTGCTCAGCCGGGGAAAGATATTGGTGATCTGGAAGGAACGCGCCAGGCCCAGGCGGTTGATGGCTTGCGGCGAGCGGCCGCCGATCTCCCGGCCCTCGAAACGGATGCTGCCGGACGTCGGTGCCAGCTGTCCGGACACCAGGTGAAAGACGGTGGACTTGCCCGCGCCGTTGGGGCCGATCAGGGCATGCCGTTCCCCCTGGCGCACCTGCAGGTCCACGCCCCGTATGATCTCCGTCATGCCGAAGGACTTGCGCAGGCCGCCGAGGCTCAGGATCGGTTCGTTCATACCATCTCCTTCCCATGCTGCCGGTCCGCGGGCGCTGGTGTCGGGCGGCGCGGCCGATGGACCAGACCGACCAGGCCGGCGGGCATGAACATCATGACCAGCACGAAGAGGATGCCCTGGTACAACAACCAGGCGCGGCTCAGGTCCGAAAGCGCATAGCCGAAGAAGGTCATCAGCGAGGCGCCGAAGGCCGGACCGAGGAAGACCTGGATACCGCCGATATAGGTATTGAGGACCGCGGCGGCCGACAGGGCCGGGTCGAAGACGACGTAGTTGGCCGACTCGTTGGACAGTACCTGCAGTCCGCCCGCCATGCCGGAGAACATCGCGGAGATGGCGAATACCAAGGTGCGCAGTCCATGGACGTTGTAGCCCAGGAATCCGAGGCGATGGCTGTTTTCGCGCAGGCCCAGCGTCAGCCTGCCCAATGGCGTGCGCGTGTACAGGTAAAGCAGTGCCATGGCCAGCAGCACCCAGGCGAGGGTCAGGTAGTACACCTGCGTGGTCGAGCCGAAGTCCAGCCCCCAGGCCGGCATGCGCATGGTCGAGATCCCCGCTTCGCCGCCGAATGTTCCCTTCAGGTGCGGGGCGAGCGAATGGACGAGTTCGGCGATGGCCAATGTGATCATGGCGAAATAGGTACCGCTGCGCTGGGTGGCGAACCAGCCGGCGATAGCCCCGAAGGCCAGCCCGCCCGCCGCGCCGGCCAGCGGCATCAGCGGGGTGGGCAGCAGGCCGGCGCCGCCCAGGGCGTTCATCGCATGGACGGTGGCGAAGGCGCCGACGCCGAAATAGGCGGCGTGGCCGAAGGACAGCATCCCGGCCTGGCCGCACAGAAGGTTGTATGCGCTGGCGAACAGCGCGGCGATCAGCATCTGCACGGCCGCGTTGAGCAGCCCTTGGGATAGCAGGAAAGGCAGGGCGGCCAGCACGGCGACGCCAGCCAGGCAGCCCAGGAGGTTCTTCTTCATGCCCTACTCCTTCTCGCCCATGAGACCGCCGGGCCGGACCAGCAGGATCACCAGCATGATGGCGAAGGGCAGGGTGGCGGCCAGCCTGGAGAGGCTCAGCGTCATCAGGCCGCCGATCCCGCGCGCCCAGTCTCCCAGCCCGAACCAGGCGAACAGGTCCGCCAGGCTGGCATCCACCGCCACGGCCATCGAGGTGACGATGCCGATCAGCAGCGAGGCCAGCATCGCTCCGACCAGGGATCCCAGGCCGCCGACCACGACCACCACGAAGACCATCACGCCCAGCTCCAGCGCCATGTTGGGATTGGTGGTGTAGAAGGCGCCCGCCACGGCGCCGGCCAGGCCGGCCAGCGCGGCGCCCGCGCCGAAAACCCCCATGAAAACCAGGGGTACGTTATGTCCCAGCGCTTCGGCCATGCGCGGCCGGTGGATGGCCGAGCGCACCACGATGCCGACCCGGGTACGCGTCAGCACCGCGTAGATGACGACGAACATCGCGATCGCGATGCCGCCCATCAGCAGCCGGTAGGCGGGATACTGGCTGCCGCCCAGGCTGAAGGCGGAAAAATCCAGCGACGCGGGCACGCGATAGTCGACGGGATAATTGCCGAAGACCAGCTTGATCGATTCGGTGATGATGAAGGACAGGCCGAAGGTCAGCAGCAGCTCATGGGCATGGCCGTGATGATGCACGCGGCGTAGGAAGTACCGTTCCACCACGACACCGACCAGGCCGACCAGCAGGGGGGAAGCGATCAGCGCGGGCCAGAAGCCGATCGCGCCCTGCAATGCGTAGGCGAAGTAGGCGCCTAGCATGTAGAAGGACGCGTGCGCGAAGTTCAGCACGCCCATCATGCCGAAGATCAGCGTCAGGCCGGCGGACACCATGAAGAGCAGGAGTCCATAGATGACGCCGTTCAGCAGCGAGAAGAGTATGGCTTCCATGGGGAGGCGCGCGCGTATCAGTTGGGCCGTTTCATCTTGCAGCTGGCCTGCGCGGGCGTGGAGGCGTCCTGGGCCGACAGCAGCAGGACGGGCTTGAAGCCCATGTCGGTTCCGTCGACCTTGTACCTGGCATCGCGCGTGACGGTGGAAACCACCATCGGCAGCTGGGCCTGGTGGTCCGACGCGCGCATGCTCATTTCACCCATGGG
Proteins encoded in this region:
- the ligD gene encoding DNA ligase D; protein product: MADTLAKYRQKRNFDVTSEPAGGGKANAAARAFVIQKHWATRLHYDFRLELDGAMKSWAVPKGPSYDPAIKRMAVQVEDHPIAYNQFEGEIPKGQYGAGKVIIWDEGTWQPVGDPRKGYRDGHLKFDLMGAKMQGRWALVRLHGKENERQPPWLLIKDRDEFARPEQEFSVVDEMPDSVVPLRAQRKKALARAADTGTAGKAPKTGKTAKTGKTEKAGKTEEDGPAHKLPGVARAVPATLKPQLATLVDGVPPNVADWIYEVKFDGYRILARLDEDGPRLYTRNGHDWSRKMPHLVQVLGKLKVPGTWIDGEIVVLADNGAPSFQALQNAFEGERTGDIVFYAFDLPFVAGRDLREEPLTTRRALLEQLLGAAPDGPVRFSAAFDAAPQELVQSACKMGLEGIIAKRRNAGYVSRRSDSWLKIKCARRQEFVIVGYTDPAGSRTGLGALLVAVHDEKGGLRYAGKVGTGFDTRGLNEMAKKLQAIEIEERPLPHQADMPRRAHWVKPELVAEVSFGEWTQSGHIRHSVFRGLRTDKPARAITREAPVPAEAVAAAAGSDAETPPLQAPSRQAKAKKAATVKEKPGRLSNPDRVIDPSTGLTKLDLARYYGLVAPLLLDHLKGRPVSLVRAPGGIQEPLFFQKHLEAAMPGVKALPQRLDPGHPSLLEVPSDVAIMSAAQMNVVEFHTWNAVKSAIDKPDRMLFDLDPGDGVKWPAMQQAAGLVRVLLRELGMQCWLKTSGGKGLHVVVPLRKQYGWDAIKGFSEAIVRHLARTLPQMFVAKSGPKNRVGKIYPDYLRNGFGATTVAAWSARARPGLGISVPIAWDELPELNSSAQWTISNAHTRLDAGNAPWADYRPQSVAAAMKTLGYEPKG
- the ku gene encoding non-homologous end joining protein Ku; its protein translation is MASSTRTIWKGAISFGLVNIPVGLHTAAVDSGVDFDWLDKRTMDPVGYKRINKRTGREIDRENIVKGVAYEDGQYVIISPEEIAEAYPRTTQTIEIQRFVPADQLPFVYLERPYYVAPINKGQKVYALLRDTLAKTGKVGIAKVVIQTKQHLAALVPTGDALVLNLMRWGDEVKAMDDLELPAAGAKALAASPQEQKMAKMLVDDMSGDWNPDDFKDEFRHAIMALVEQKVKAGKTETVIEPQEEAPSMGGDNVIDLTELLQRSLKGGHGAGKAVAEKTGGEKKSAPRKAAAKTKSEAKSGAKTASKSSAKSASKSGSRTRKAA
- a CDS encoding ABC transporter ATP-binding protein, which codes for MNEMETPLLDVEDLHARYGKSHVLHGVNLRVAPNEVVSLVGRNGSGRSTTMKTIMGLVAPASGCIRLRGRDLAGARPYAICRAGIAYVPEEREIFANLTVDENLRMGEQPPVAGAPRWTIAQMFDYFPRLKERRDTKAGSLSGGEQQMLTICRSLLGNPLVILIDEPTEGLAPRIVSQVGECIADMQRKGVSVLLVEQKLTIALKVATRVCVMGHGRIVFQGNPAELMANDAVVSQWLAV
- a CDS encoding ABC transporter ATP-binding protein — encoded protein: MNEPILSLGGLRKSFGMTEIIRGVDLQVRQGERHALIGPNGAGKSTVFHLVSGQLAPTSGSIRFEGREIGGRSPQAINRLGLARSFQITNIFPRLSTFENIRLAVMRAHGTQYVFWKFIDRDRRIRDETERLLELVRLTAKASAIAGEMAYSDQRSLEIAMTLASDPRLVLLDEPMAGMSHEETAYTAQLIREATAGRTLLIVEHDMDVVFALSDRISVLVYGEVIATGTPEAIRANARVREAYLGNEVAA
- a CDS encoding branched-chain amino acid ABC transporter permease, with product MEAILFSLLNGVIYGLLLFMVSAGLTLIFGMMGVLNFAHASFYMLGAYFAYALQGAIGFWPALIASPLLVGLVGVVVERYFLRRVHHHGHAHELLLTFGLSFIITESIKLVFGNYPVDYRVPASLDFSAFSLGGSQYPAYRLLMGGIAIAMFVVIYAVLTRTRVGIVVRSAIHRPRMAEALGHNVPLVFMGVFGAGAALAGLAGAVAGAFYTTNPNMALELGVMVFVVVVVGGLGSLVGAMLASLLIGIVTSMAVAVDASLADLFAWFGLGDWARGIGGLMTLSLSRLAATLPFAIMLVILLVRPGGLMGEKE